A window of the Brachyspira suanatina genome harbors these coding sequences:
- the mraY gene encoding phospho-N-acetylmuramoyl-pentapeptide-transferase: MLYQIFYPLRESFFGFNLFRYITFRTAGAVATALILVLLFAPNIIEKLRKLNFGQVVRDDGPETHLVKTGTPTMGGIFIVGSILISVLLWAELDNLKIILLTLSLVILSIAGFLDDFLKIKYKNSKGLPGKYKIFFQTFVGIIIGVYLYYFDKSTFLMTFELNQGIGVLEAVKVAQVPSSTIFLPFASTIYIDLKILYIPFATFVVVSMSNAVNLTDGLDGLAIGLLIIMSMALAVLSYVSGNSLIATYLKIPFISDAGEVTVFVGALIGAGLGFLWFNAHPAQVFMGDVGSLSLGGVLGIIALFIKHELLLVIIGAVYVAEALSVVLQVFSYKFFNKKRIFKMAPLHHHFEKSGWKETQVVFRFYIIGIIMALIGIATLKIR, translated from the coding sequence ATGTTGTATCAAATTTTTTACCCACTAAGAGAATCATTTTTTGGTTTTAACCTATTTAGATATATTACATTCAGAACTGCAGGTGCTGTAGCTACTGCATTGATATTAGTACTTTTATTCGCCCCTAATATCATAGAGAAATTAAGGAAATTAAATTTCGGACAAGTAGTAAGAGATGATGGCCCTGAAACACATTTAGTAAAAACAGGTACACCTACTATGGGAGGTATATTTATAGTAGGAAGCATATTGATCAGCGTACTATTATGGGCTGAATTAGATAATTTAAAAATAATACTCCTCACTTTATCATTGGTAATACTTTCAATAGCAGGTTTCTTAGATGATTTTCTAAAAATAAAATATAAAAACTCAAAAGGGCTACCTGGAAAATACAAAATATTTTTTCAAACTTTTGTAGGAATTATAATAGGGGTTTATTTATACTATTTTGATAAATCAACTTTTTTAATGACATTTGAACTAAATCAAGGCATAGGAGTATTGGAAGCTGTAAAAGTGGCTCAAGTTCCTTCTTCAACAATATTCCTTCCATTTGCAAGTACAATATATATAGACTTAAAAATCTTATATATACCATTTGCTACATTTGTAGTAGTGAGTATGAGTAATGCTGTAAATTTAACTGATGGACTTGACGGACTTGCTATAGGACTTTTAATAATAATGTCTATGGCTTTGGCTGTTCTCTCTTATGTATCAGGAAACTCATTAATAGCAACTTATTTAAAAATACCTTTCATATCAGATGCAGGAGAGGTTACAGTTTTTGTAGGTGCTTTAATAGGTGCAGGTTTAGGATTCTTATGGTTTAATGCTCACCCTGCTCAGGTATTTATGGGGGATGTTGGAAGTTTATCTTTAGGCGGAGTTTTGGGGATTATAGCCTTATTCATAAAACATGAATTGCTTCTTGTTATAATAGGTGCCGTTTATGTGGCAGAGGCTTTAAGTGTAGTTTTACAAGTATTTTCTTATAAATTCTTTAATAAAAAACGTATATTCAAAATGGCTCCTTTACATCACCATTTTGAGAAATCGGGCTGGAAAGAAACTCAGGTGGTATTTAGATTCTATATTATAGGAATAATAATGGCTCTTATTGGTATAGCTACACTTAAAATAAGATAA
- the tmk gene encoding dTMP kinase, producing MEGKLIVLEGIDGSGKSSIGMMLTDALNSIGIKSIYTFEPTHAYYGSKLRESMLSKDLKPEEELSLFIADRKEHIKHMIRPAINDGYVIVLDRYMYSSIAYQGAKGIDKEYIYNLHKDFILEADLVFILHLNIETALNRIMEKRGFVDRFENKHYLEEVDKIFSSFNAPYIHHIDASRDQKSICDEILNTIKESKILPLDSLL from the coding sequence ATGGAAGGAAAATTAATAGTATTAGAAGGTATTGATGGTTCAGGAAAATCAAGCATTGGTATGATGCTCACTGATGCTTTGAATAGTATTGGAATAAAATCCATATATACTTTTGAACCGACTCATGCTTATTATGGTTCTAAATTAAGAGAAAGTATGCTCTCTAAAGATTTAAAACCTGAAGAGGAATTATCATTATTTATAGCCGATAGAAAAGAACATATAAAACATATGATAAGACCTGCTATTAATGACGGATATGTAATAGTATTAGACAGATATATGTATTCATCTATAGCATATCAGGGTGCTAAAGGAATTGATAAAGAATACATATACAATCTGCATAAAGATTTTATATTAGAAGCTGATTTAGTATTTATATTACATCTTAATATAGAAACTGCTTTAAACAGAATCATGGAAAAAAGAGGATTCGTAGATAGATTTGAAAACAAGCATTATTTAGAAGAGGTTGATAAAATATTCTCATCTTTTAATGCGCCATACATACATCATATAGATGCATCTAGAGATCAAAAATCAATCTGCGATGAAATTTTAAATACTATAAAAGAATCTAAAATACTTCCTCTAGATTCTCTTCTATAA
- a CDS encoding single-stranded DNA-binding protein → MSGNANIIVIEGRLTKDPTYMKTKSGKSLCKFSIANNKFYYTNGTLQKEVYFFDLVTWGYNADKAAVSLFKGRHVLVSGELRQNIYTAKDGTKKNDIYILALDIKNLDKKSIGNTSYTKTANNQIVSDFIEENLEEVF, encoded by the coding sequence ATGTCAGGAAATGCTAATATTATAGTAATAGAAGGAAGATTAACAAAAGATCCAACTTATATGAAAACTAAAAGCGGAAAATCTCTATGCAAATTTTCTATAGCTAATAACAAATTCTATTATACAAACGGAACTTTGCAAAAGGAAGTATATTTCTTTGATTTAGTTACTTGGGGATATAATGCTGATAAGGCAGCAGTTAGTTTATTTAAAGGAAGACATGTACTTGTAAGCGGAGAATTAAGACAAAATATTTATACTGCAAAAGACGGTACTAAAAAAAATGATATTTATATACTAGCATTGGATATAAAAAATTTAGACAAGAAATCTATAGGAAATACTTCTTATACAAAAACTGCCAATAATCAAATAGTATCAGATTTTATAGAAGAGAATCTAGAGGAAGTATTTTAG
- a CDS encoding DUF3298 domain-containing protein: MLFISCKNNNQNSSSEKNKNSSEIQESKFYLLEGSISGEKADMYLYVNEKNKKVSGYYYTKNKKSVITGTINNKKLNLQEVDENNNMHASIVGNLSDDIVLSAEIRYEESEEVKDMEFSLNRNLPVYYADIVDYYKNESISNSIFSYHRTLLLFSKSSDMNSVDMESSINYVKEECDNYYNEWKGLLYVGDSNTTYEIDNTVNVGYIDNRVIALDNYSSMYTGGDHAAKANIQEVFSLESSNLITIRDLILDFNNADLISLMRDKILKTGSAKEDYYEFNSITLESSSFRILPNSINFVWQANDISPYTVGITEISFTFEELKPYVKEDSPLYYLFL; this comes from the coding sequence ATGTTGTTTATTTCATGTAAGAATAATAATCAAAATAGTTCATCAGAAAAAAATAAAAATAGTTCTGAAATACAAGAGTCTAAATTCTATTTGCTTGAAGGTAGCATATCCGGAGAAAAGGCCGATATGTATCTTTATGTAAATGAAAAAAATAAAAAAGTAAGCGGTTATTATTATACGAAAAATAAAAAATCAGTGATTACAGGTACTATTAATAATAAGAAATTGAATTTACAAGAAGTTGATGAAAACAATAATATGCATGCTTCTATAGTTGGTAATTTAAGCGATGATATAGTATTGAGTGCTGAAATAAGATATGAAGAATCAGAGGAAGTTAAAGATATGGAGTTTTCATTAAATAGAAATCTCCCTGTATATTATGCTGATATAGTTGATTATTATAAAAATGAAAGCATAAGTAATTCTATATTCTCTTATCATAGAACTTTACTTTTATTCAGTAAAAGCAGCGATATGAATTCTGTTGATATGGAATCATCTATTAATTATGTTAAAGAAGAATGTGATAATTATTATAATGAATGGAAAGGACTTTTATATGTAGGTGATAGCAATACCACTTATGAAATAGATAATACTGTTAATGTGGGATATATAGATAATAGGGTAATAGCACTTGATAATTATTCATCTATGTATACTGGCGGTGATCATGCAGCAAAGGCAAATATTCAGGAAGTATTTTCATTAGAAAGTTCTAACCTTATCACTATAAGAGATTTAATATTAGACTTTAATAATGCTGATCTAATATCATTAATGAGAGATAAAATATTAAAAACTGGTTCTGCCAAAGAAGACTATTATGAATTTAATTCTATAACATTGGAAAGCTCATCTTTTAGAATACTTCCTAATTCTATAAATTTTGTATGGCAGGCTAATGATATATCTCCATATACAGTAGGAATAACAGAGATAAGTTTTACATTTGAAGAATTAAAACCTTATGTCAAAGAAGATTCTCCTTTATATTATTTATTTTTATAA
- a CDS encoding AAA family ATPase, translating to MEKVQIENVELTLSHPDNLNIKWTGQNDLVRQIMASWHLISEDDIPLNPRIVGKPGAGKTTLSYYVGKELLNRDVYIFQCTVDTRPEDLIIIPVISENNKISYHASSLVTAMIKGGVAILDEGNRMSEKTWASLAPLLDDRRYVESVIAGIKIKAHPDFRVIVTMNDDASTFELPEYIHSRLQPTIELPFPDVKEEYDILKMNLPFADDEILKITVGFLQKSHINNASFSVRDGINMARYAMKLYKSNIASSRDTAFLIALKSVLGTEGLRILSLNMDDRDNKDHRRNMDDDDSTSIY from the coding sequence ATGGAAAAAGTGCAAATAGAAAATGTTGAACTTACATTATCACATCCGGATAATTTGAATATAAAATGGACAGGACAGAATGATTTAGTAAGACAGATAATGGCTTCTTGGCATTTAATTTCAGAAGATGATATACCTCTAAACCCTAGAATCGTAGGAAAACCGGGGGCTGGAAAAACTACTCTTTCATATTATGTAGGAAAAGAGCTTCTTAATAGAGATGTTTATATTTTTCAATGCACTGTAGATACAAGACCGGAAGACCTTATAATTATTCCTGTAATATCTGAAAACAATAAAATAAGCTATCATGCTTCTAGTTTGGTTACTGCTATGATAAAAGGTGGTGTAGCTATATTAGATGAAGGAAACAGAATGAGTGAGAAAACTTGGGCTTCGCTTGCTCCGCTTCTTGATGACAGAAGATATGTAGAAAGCGTAATAGCTGGAATAAAAATTAAAGCTCATCCTGATTTCAGAGTAATAGTAACTATGAATGATGATGCCAGCACTTTTGAGCTTCCTGAATATATTCATTCACGTTTACAGCCTACAATAGAACTTCCATTTCCTGATGTTAAAGAAGAGTATGATATATTGAAAATGAATCTTCCTTTTGCTGATGATGAGATATTAAAAATCACTGTAGGATTCTTACAAAAATCACATATTAATAATGCTTCTTTTTCTGTAAGAGATGGTATTAATATGGCTAGATATGCTATGAAACTATATAAAAGCAATATTGCATCAAGCAGAGATACAGCATTTTTAATAGCATTAAAATCCGTACTTGGTACTGAAGGGCTTAGAATATTAAGTCTTAATATGGACGATAGAGATAATAAAGATCATAGAAGAAATATGGATGATGATGACAGCACTAGTATATACTAA
- a CDS encoding methyl-accepting chemotaxis protein produces the protein MKRGLMFKFLSIFSVFLFAAFLAILFIYKPIYKSKFLKEKYFQTLNSKNETEAYVKEIKNTVNLIVNNLEANPDLETFGNFITNVQKTGSGYLNMYFGDTVPYSEGGVYINTLEEYPRTYNQTSRPWYKDAVATNDIAISDPYIDFAVNELTVTFSKAIYTNGKLKGVFAIDFADMNSIMKDIKENFDESFYIVSPNGIYMTHENSDYVLEENKNLFTDPLFTSFKGNLISHIGEVKIVGNQWYAIQKTDNAPWILIFKGDASELNNQFMILMLVVFVVMVILLFLEGFLVYKIVKPLKNTIKIIDLMKEGNFNSVFNKEDLALKDESGHLVNSVNDMQNKISSIVSEIKMNIASINNSSGQISNGIDNLSDRTSSQAAAIEQVSGAIENLFSSISETSKHTNDVKEMSNKVADSTKLGVEAVTQISNNMIDISESSKEISDIIKLIQSIAFQTNILALNAAVEAARAGDQGKGFAVVATEIRSLAQNVNDAAGKITTIIENTVAKIETGDESVKHSLEILLNIESSANEVSEVLTNLYNAVSEEEGSVKEIALAMNELNNITQENANLVHNSAILGREVSNNTESVYSELEYFKLHKIG, from the coding sequence ATGAAAAGAGGATTAATGTTCAAGTTTTTGAGTATTTTTTCTGTATTTCTTTTTGCAGCATTTTTAGCAATATTATTTATATACAAACCAATATATAAATCAAAATTCCTAAAAGAAAAATACTTTCAAACTTTAAACTCAAAAAATGAAACAGAAGCTTATGTAAAGGAAATAAAAAACACAGTTAATTTAATAGTTAATAATTTAGAAGCTAATCCAGATTTAGAAACATTCGGAAATTTTATAACCAATGTTCAAAAAACAGGATCAGGTTATTTAAACATGTATTTTGGTGATACTGTACCATATTCAGAAGGCGGAGTATATATAAATACTTTAGAAGAATATCCGCGTACATATAATCAAACTTCAAGACCATGGTATAAAGATGCCGTAGCTACAAATGATATAGCAATAAGCGATCCATACATAGACTTTGCTGTTAATGAACTTACAGTTACATTTAGTAAGGCTATATATACAAATGGAAAATTAAAAGGAGTATTTGCTATAGACTTTGCTGATATGAATAGCATCATGAAAGATATAAAAGAAAATTTTGATGAAAGTTTTTATATAGTATCGCCTAACGGAATATATATGACTCATGAAAATAGCGATTATGTTTTAGAGGAAAATAAGAATTTATTTACAGATCCTCTTTTTACTTCTTTCAAAGGCAATCTAATATCGCATATAGGAGAAGTGAAAATTGTAGGCAATCAATGGTATGCTATACAAAAAACGGATAATGCTCCATGGATATTAATATTCAAAGGAGATGCCAGCGAATTAAATAATCAATTTATGATTTTAATGCTTGTGGTATTTGTTGTGATGGTTATTCTTTTATTCCTTGAAGGATTTCTAGTTTATAAAATAGTAAAGCCGTTAAAGAATACAATAAAGATTATAGACTTAATGAAAGAAGGTAATTTTAATAGCGTATTTAATAAAGAAGATTTAGCATTAAAAGATGAGTCCGGACATTTAGTTAATTCTGTTAATGATATGCAAAACAAAATATCATCTATAGTATCAGAAATAAAAATGAATATAGCTTCTATTAATAATTCAAGCGGGCAAATATCAAATGGTATAGATAATTTATCGGATAGAACATCTTCGCAGGCAGCAGCTATAGAACAAGTAAGCGGTGCTATAGAAAATTTGTTTTCTTCTATATCGGAAACATCAAAGCATACTAATGATGTAAAAGAGATGAGTAATAAAGTAGCGGATTCTACAAAGCTTGGAGTTGAGGCAGTAACACAAATTTCAAATAATATGATTGATATATCAGAATCTAGTAAAGAGATATCGGATATAATAAAGCTTATACAGTCTATAGCATTTCAGACAAATATACTTGCTTTAAATGCAGCTGTAGAAGCGGCTAGGGCAGGGGATCAAGGAAAAGGTTTTGCAGTTGTTGCTACAGAAATACGTTCGCTTGCTCAAAATGTTAATGATGCTGCTGGAAAAATTACTACTATAATAGAAAATACAGTTGCTAAAATAGAAACAGGAGATGAATCTGTTAAACATTCTTTAGAAATACTTTTAAATATAGAATCTTCAGCAAATGAAGTTTCAGAAGTTTTAACTAATCTATATAATGCTGTTTCAGAAGAAGAAGGAAGCGTAAAAGAAATTGCACTTGCTATGAATGAATTAAATAATATCACTCAGGAAAATGCTAATCTAGTACATAACAGTGCTATTTTAGGAAGAGAAGTTTCTAATAATACAGAAAGCGTTTATTCAGAATTAGAATATTTTAAATTACATAAAATAGGATAA
- a CDS encoding Imm26 family immunity protein: MKYFEKKEGNIFFIPLFLPNDIKDNIKNYSKTNFISEGNYAFGRLIEIDKSGGDLIEIFNYIGNIPNDKYDIIKSRLMFEPMHISMAFTKKRWRFIFEELNYDRERDSNYSKIIFY; encoded by the coding sequence ATGAAATATTTTGAAAAAAAAGAAGGCAATATATTTTTTATTCCTTTGTTTTTACCAAATGATATAAAAGATAATATTAAAAACTATTCAAAAACAAATTTTATTTCTGAAGGAAATTATGCTTTTGGAAGACTAATTGAAATTGATAAATCCGGAGGTGATTTAATTGAAATATTTAATTATATAGGCAATATTCCTAATGATAAATATGATATAATTAAATCAAGACTTATGTTTGAGCCGATGCATATATCAATGGCATTCACTAAAAAAAGATGGAGATTCATTTTTGAAGAATTGAATTATGATAGAGAAAGAGATTCCAATTATTCAAAAATAATTTTTTATTAG
- a CDS encoding tetratricopeptide repeat protein gives MSSSEKYYKEGLNYFKERKYKEAIESFDKTIELDPNNSNTYYNRGITKVNLGQYEEAIKDYDKAIELNPNDSDTYNNRGIAKYNLGQYEEAIKDYDKVIELSPNDSDAYNNRGIAKKNLGQYEEAIKDYDKAIDLDHNYSSAYSNRGIAKKILGQYEEAIKDYDKAIELDPNDSNAYNNRGLAKRNLGQYKEAIKDFDKSIELNPSYSDVYNNRGVSKENLGQYKDALKDYKKALKLDSNNNIAKNNIKNLQNKYGLK, from the coding sequence ATGTCATCATCAGAAAAATATTATAAAGAAGGTTTAAATTATTTTAAAGAGAGAAAATACAAAGAAGCTATAGAATCTTTTGATAAAACAATAGAGTTAGACCCTAATAATAGTAATACTTATTATAACAGAGGAATTACTAAAGTAAATTTAGGACAGTATGAAGAAGCTATAAAAGACTATGATAAAGCTATAGAGTTAAACCCTAATGATAGTGATACTTATAATAACAGAGGAATTGCCAAATATAATCTAGGACAGTATGAAGAAGCTATTAAAGACTATGATAAAGTAATAGAGTTATCCCCTAATGATAGTGATGCTTATAATAACAGAGGAATTGCTAAAAAAAATTTAGGACAATATGAAGAAGCTATTAAAGACTATGACAAAGCAATAGACTTAGACCATAATTATAGTTCTGCTTATAGCAATAGAGGAATTGCTAAAAAAATTTTAGGACAGTATGAAGAAGCTATTAAAGACTATGATAAAGCGATAGAGTTAGACCCTAATGATAGTAATGCTTATAATAACAGGGGACTTGCTAAAAGAAATTTAGGACAATATAAAGAAGCTATTAAAGATTTTGATAAATCTATAGAATTAAACCCTAGTTATAGCGATGTTTATAATAACAGAGGAGTATCTAAAGAAAATTTAGGACAGTATAAAGATGCATTAAAAGATTATAAAAAGGCTTTGAAATTAGATTCTAATAATAACATAGCTAAAAATAATATAAAAAATCTTCAAAATAAATATGGTTTGAAATGA
- a CDS encoding DNA alkylation repair protein, producing MLLIEFEKLKNEKEAVFMAKYMKNNFEFLGIHSKERKEAQKKVFKTIPKDEKEFIDFNFTDKCYENKYREFQYASLDYLNSKKKYLNKNHIEKLKEYALTKSWWDSIDCLDRIIGSIALRDESVNNILLEWSLSNNIWLRRIAIDHQLLRKDKTNTQLLEKIIINNLNNKEFFINKSIGWSLRDYSKTNPDWVRNFIERHKENMANLSIKEASKYI from the coding sequence ATTCTTTTAATAGAATTTGAAAAATTAAAAAATGAGAAAGAAGCTGTTTTCATGGCTAAATACATGAAAAACAATTTTGAGTTTTTAGGTATTCATTCAAAAGAGAGAAAAGAAGCTCAGAAAAAAGTATTCAAAACTATTCCAAAAGATGAAAAAGAGTTTATTGATTTTAACTTTACAGATAAATGCTATGAGAATAAATATAGAGAATTTCAATATGCTTCTTTAGACTATTTAAATTCAAAAAAGAAATATTTAAATAAAAATCATATAGAAAAATTAAAAGAATATGCTCTTACAAAATCTTGGTGGGATAGCATAGATTGTTTAGACAGGATAATTGGCAGCATTGCTTTAAGAGATGAGTCTGTCAATAACATACTTTTAGAATGGTCTTTATCTAATAATATTTGGCTTAGGAGAATAGCTATAGATCATCAGCTTTTAAGAAAAGATAAAACCAACACTCAATTATTAGAAAAAATTATAATAAACAATTTAAACAATAAAGAGTTTTTCATTAATAAATCAATAGGCTGGTCTTTAAGAGATTACAGCAAGACTAATCCTGATTGGGTGAGAAACTTTATAGAAAGGCATAAAGAAAACATGGCTAATCTAAGCATTAAGGAAGCTAGCAAGTATATTTAA
- a CDS encoding Ldh family oxidoreductase, whose translation MVIVKVNDLMQKVYDKFKAAGVSNEQAAIVTDLLIYADLSGIHSHGVLRVEHYIERIKAGGINLNSKFNIEEKRPSFALMDADGGFGHVATQYAMEWALETVEKQGIALIGIKNNSHAGALGYYNKMAIHQNKVSLIMVNTDPCVIPFGGKRPFFGTNPISYGFPAKKDFILGDMATSEVSLGRIFTARENNETVPMHWGVDENGNPSSNPNEIKYVVPFGGVKGYLIMTMVEAFTGLLIGQAYCNNLVKMYGDMDKKRNLSTFMLVVDPAVYNDLDTYLNTVQSFIDDIRKEPALKKGETISIPGERKEACSADYLKNGIPLSEHVYKYIFDK comes from the coding sequence ATGGTTATAGTGAAAGTAAATGATTTAATGCAAAAAGTATATGATAAATTCAAAGCAGCAGGCGTATCAAATGAACAGGCTGCTATAGTAACAGATTTATTAATTTATGCTGATCTAAGCGGTATACATTCTCATGGAGTTTTAAGAGTTGAACATTATATAGAAAGAATAAAAGCGGGCGGAATAAATTTAAATTCAAAATTCAATATAGAAGAAAAAAGACCTTCTTTTGCATTAATGGATGCTGACGGCGGATTTGGACATGTTGCAACGCAGTATGCTATGGAATGGGCTTTAGAAACAGTTGAAAAACAGGGTATTGCTTTAATAGGAATAAAAAATAATAGTCATGCAGGTGCTTTAGGATATTATAATAAAATGGCTATACATCAAAATAAGGTTTCTTTAATAATGGTTAATACTGATCCTTGTGTTATACCTTTTGGAGGAAAGAGACCATTTTTCGGAACTAATCCTATAAGTTATGGTTTTCCAGCAAAAAAAGATTTTATACTTGGAGATATGGCAACAAGCGAGGTATCACTAGGACGCATATTTACTGCTCGTGAAAATAATGAAACAGTGCCTATGCATTGGGGTGTTGATGAGAATGGTAATCCTAGTTCAAATCCTAATGAGATAAAATATGTTGTGCCTTTCGGAGGAGTTAAGGGATATTTAATAATGACTATGGTTGAGGCATTTACGGGGCTTTTAATAGGACAGGCATATTGCAATAATTTAGTAAAAATGTATGGTGATATGGACAAGAAAAGAAATCTTTCTACATTTATGCTTGTTGTTGATCCTGCTGTTTATAATGATTTAGATACTTATTTAAATACTGTCCAATCATTCATTGATGATATAAGAAAAGAGCCTGCATTAAAAAAAGGAGAAACTATATCAATTCCTGGTGAGAGAAAAGAGGCTTGTTCTGCCGACTACTTAAAAAATGGAATACCTTTGTCTGAACATGTTTATAAATATATTTTTGATAAATAA
- a CDS encoding PepSY-like domain-containing protein, whose amino-acid sequence MKKILCLLVALTVLSTSALFADWYVPLNQVPQAVIATAKRTYPQAEIWAVEMEHYNVYKVKMNNMMELYIDKSGQLLGQEWDD is encoded by the coding sequence ATGAAAAAAATACTTTGTTTATTAGTAGCTTTGACAGTTTTAAGTACTTCAGCTTTATTTGCTGATTGGTATGTGCCTCTTAATCAAGTTCCTCAGGCTGTAATAGCAACAGCTAAAAGAACTTATCCTCAAGCTGAGATTTGGGCAGTAGAGATGGAGCATTATAATGTATATAAAGTAAAAATGAATAATATGATGGAATTATACATTGATAAATCAGGTCAGTTATTAGGTCAGGAATGGGACGATTAA
- a CDS encoding PepSY-like domain-containing protein, whose protein sequence is MTIKKALFILFVSAMLTGSLFAQYDGYYDNNNQGGGQGGYQDPYGQQGGQGGYQDPYGQQGGYQDPYSQPPAQDPYAQQGGQQQYGYGVQLSSIPQNAQNFIKQHFPNIKVTFIERDWEDIEVYLENGTQIDFFPNGDWKEVKCYGNMPATILPANVMNTIKRTYPNAAIVKIEKQFTIFEIKLNNMMELYVDNNGQLLGQKWDD, encoded by the coding sequence ATGACTATAAAAAAAGCTTTATTTATACTTTTTGTTTCAGCAATGCTTACAGGTTCATTGTTTGCTCAATATGATGGATATTATGATAATAATAATCAAGGCGGCGGACAAGGTGGATACCAAGACCCTTATGGACAGCAAGGCGGTCAAGGTGGATATCAGGATCCTTATGGACAGCAAGGTGGTTATCAAGATCCTTATTCTCAGCCTCCTGCACAGGATCCTTATGCTCAGCAAGGTGGTCAGCAGCAATATGGATATGGAGTTCAATTATCTTCTATACCTCAGAATGCTCAGAACTTTATAAAACAGCATTTCCCTAATATAAAAGTTACTTTCATTGAAAGAGATTGGGAAGATATAGAAGTATATTTAGAAAATGGAACTCAAATAGATTTCTTCCCTAATGGTGATTGGAAAGAAGTTAAATGCTATGGAAATATGCCTGCTACTATATTGCCTGCTAATGTTATGAATACAATAAAAAGAACTTATCCTAATGCTGCTATAGTGAAAATAGAAAAACAGTTCACTATATTTGAAATAAAATTAAACAACATGATGGAATTATATGTTGATAATAACGGTCAGTTGTTAGGTCAAAAATGGGACGACTAA